One Lycium barbarum isolate Lr01 chromosome 5, ASM1917538v2, whole genome shotgun sequence genomic window carries:
- the LOC132642857 gene encoding pectinesterase inhibitor-like, with product MALSYNSVLFLIVSLLLISSMSTSVRADLVNDVCSKTLKPAICLSALRADPRSKCANLKSLATISIDISLKKAQSTQDLVNKLLKQATDPKLKTRYDSCLENYDDAVDELGGLPAFLKSKDYGGLNIHASAASDGPSTCDDNFSEPPAEAPQLKDASDKLRGLISIILVISNLL from the coding sequence ATGGCACTCTCATATAACTCTGTCTTGTTTCTGATAGTTTCTCTACTATTAATCTCCTCCATGTCAACAAGCGTGAGAGCTGATCTGGTTAACGATGTTTGCTCGAAAACACTAAAACCCGCTATATGTCTATCCGCTTTAAGAGCGGATCCTCGATCCAAATGTGCAAATCTCAAAAGCCTTGCAACTATCTCAATAGACATATCACTAAAGAAAGCACAATCCACACAGGATCTTGTTAATAAGTTGCTTAAACAGGCCACAGATCCAAAACTAAAGACACGATATGATTCGTGTTTGGAGAATTACGATGACGCCGTTGATGAACTTGGAGGATTGCCAGCTTTTTTGAAGTCTAAAGACTATGGCGGTTTAAATATTCATGCTTCTGCTGCTTCGGATGGTCCTTCTACTTGTGATGATAATTTTTCAGAACCACCTGCTGAAGCGCCCCAACTCAAAGATGCTAGTGACAAGCTTCGAGGACTTATTAGTATTATTTTAGTTATTAGCAATCTATTGTAA
- the LOC132641964 gene encoding argininosuccinate synthase, chloroplastic-like codes for MAQVQAISSCSSMDLLFKGSIKSTPRIQDKFWCSKKLDSLQELGVKASEFNGLGISHKSSSFASPCATHAIQAVLANEKETTNSSAVGEKPLRKKLNKVVLAYSGGLDTSVIVPWLRENYGCEVVCFTADVGQGIKELEGLEAKAKASGACQLVVKDLTEEFVKDYIFPCLRAGAIYERKYLLGTSMARPVIAKAMVDVAREVGADAVSHGCTGKGNDQVRFELTFFALNPELSVVAPWREWEITGREDAIEYAKKHNVPVPVTKKSIYSRDRNLWHLSHEGDILEDPANEPMKDMYMMSVDPQDAPDQPEYVNIGIVAGIPVSVNGKELSPATLLSELNEIGGRHGIGRIDMVENRLVGMKSRGVYETPGGTILFKAVQELESLTLDRETIQVKDSLALKYAELVYAGRWFDPLRESMDAFMENITKTTTGSVTLKLYKGSVSVTGRQSPHSLYRQDISSFESGDIYNQADAAGFIRLYGLPMRVRAMLKKGL; via the exons ATGGCTCAAGTTCAAGCAATTTCTTCATGTTCTTCTATGGATCTTCTCTTCAAGGGCTCTATAAaaa GTACCCCTAGGATTCAAGATAAGTTTTGGTGTTCTAAAAAGTTGGATTCTTTACAAGAG CTTGGTGTAAAAGCTAGTGAATTTAATGGTCTTGGGATTTCTCATAAAAGTTCTAGCTTTGCTTCACCTTGTGCCACTCATG CTATCCAGGCAGTCTTGGCCAATGAGAAAGAGACAACAAACTCCAGTGCTGTTGGGGAAAAACCTCTTCGCAAAAAATTGAACAAAGTGGTTCTAGCTTATAGTGGTGGCTTGGACACTTCAGTTATTGTACCTTGGCTAAG GGAAAACTATGGCTGTGAAGTTGTCTGTTTCACTGCAGATGTTGGTCAA GGGATTAAGGAATTGGAAGGCTTGGAAGCGAAGGCCAAAGCTAGTGGAGCTTGTCAATTAGTAGTGAAAGATTTGACGGAAGAATTTGTGAAAGATTACATATTTCCTTGCCTGCGTGCCGGTGCTATCTATGAAAGGAAATACTTGCTTGGGACATCAATGGCCCGCCCTGTTATTGCTAAG GCAATGGTTGATGTCGCCAGAGAGGTTGGAGCTGATGCTGTTTCTCATGGATGCACAGGGAAGGGAAATGATCAG GTCCGTTTTGAGCTGACATTCTTTGCTCTGAATCCCGAACTTAGTGTTGTTGCCCCTTGGAGGGAATGGGAAATTACAGGAAGAGAGGATGCTATTGAATATGCTAAGAAGCACAACGTACCAGTTCCCGTGACAAAAAAATCTATCTATAGCAGAGACAGAAACTTGTGGCACCTTAGTCATGAG GGAGATATTCTGGAGGACCCTGCAAATGAGCCAATgaaggatatgtatatgatgtcaGTTGATCCCCAAGATGCACCTGATCAACCTGA GTATGTGAACATTGGAATAGTTGCTGGTATTCCTGTTTCAGTAAATGGAAAGGAACTCTCTCCCGCAACTCTTCTTTCTGAGCTAAATGAAATTGGTGGAAGACATGGAATTGGACGAATAGACATGGTTGAGAATCGGCTCGTTGGGATGAAGAGCCGTGGAGTTTATGAAACCCCTGGAGGAACTATCCTTTTCAAAGCTGTGCAAGAACTCGAGTCTCTTACACTTGATCGTGAAACAATCCAAGTCAAGGATTCTCTTGCCCTAAAATATGCCGAGTTAGTTTATGCTGGCAGGTGGTTTGATCCGCTTCGCGAGTCAATGGATGCTTTCATGGAGAATATTACCAAGACTACAACGGGTTCAGTTACTCTCAAACTATACAAAGGATCAGTTTCAGTGACAGGTCGTCAGAGTCCTCATAGTTTGTACCGACAAGATATCTCATCATTTGAGAGTGGGGATATCTACAATCAGGCCGATGCTGCAGGATTCATACGGTTGTACGGGCTTCCAATGAGGGTTAGGGCAATGCTTAAAAAGGGTCTTTAA
- the LOC132642856 gene encoding pectinesterase inhibitor-like: MTLSYNFAPFLIVVLLSISSALTSVRADLVDDVCSKTQKPAICLSALRADPRSKGANLESLATISIDISLKNAQFTRDLVNKLLKQATDPKLKTRYDSCLENYNDAVDEIGGLPAFLKSKDYGGLNIHASAASDDPSTCDDNFSGPPAEAPQLKDASDKLQGLISIILVVSNLLKG; this comes from the coding sequence ATGACTCTCTCATATAACTTTGCCCCATTTCTAATAGTTGTTCTACTATCAATCTCCTCTGCGTTAACAAGTGTAAGAGCAGATCTAGTAGACGATGTTTGCTCGAAAACACAAAAACCCGCTATATGTCTATCCGCTTTAAGGGCGGATCCTCGATCCAAAGGTGCAAATCTCGAAAGCCTTGCAACTATCTCAATAGACATATCACTAAAGAACGCACAATTCACACGGGATCTTGTTAATAAGTTGCTTAAACAGGCCACAGATCCAAAACTAAAGACACGATATGATTCGTGTTTGGAGAATTACAACGACgctgttgatgaaattggaggatTGCCAGCTTTTTTGAAGTCTAAAGACTATGGCGGTTTGAATATTCATGCTTCCGCTGCTTCTGATGATCCTTCTACGTGTGATGATAATTTTTCAGGACCACCCGCTGAAGCGCCCCAACTCAAAGATGCTAGTGACAAGCTTCAAGGACTTATTAGTATTATTTTGGTTGTTAGCAATCTATTGAAAGGGTAG